The region GAATAAGGAATACTTCAGCTACGGAATCATCGGCATAGTAGCCGGGCTGGTGCTCGGTTTCATTGTGGGCAACTGGGCCACGCCCAGCGGAGGCAGCGCGGCCCCTCAGGCAGCGCCCGGCGTCGAAAAACAGGCCTCGGTTAACAGTAGCAACAGCGGTCAGGCGCTGCCACCGGGGCATCCGCCTCTCGATTCGGGTCAGACCATTCCCGCGCCGCCGCTGCCCGCCGGAACTCCGGGAGCATCGGAAGCGGTAAGCCCTTCGCCGGCGCCTTCGGCGGGAGAGGCCGCGGAACTTCCGTCGCTCGACCCATTGCCGTCCGGCAGCAAGGAAGAGCGCGCCGAGCAAAAGTACAAGAACATTCAGCTCCTCAAGGGACTCCCGTCCGAGCGTTTAATGAAAGTCATGTTTGCGTTCAAATCGTCGCTGGGAGTGGACTGCACTTACTGTCACATCAAGGACCAGTTCGAGAAAGACGACAAGCCGCAGAAGCAGACCGCTCGCAAAATGATTCAACTCGTCCGCGACACCAACGCCAAGCTTGGAAGTACGGCTCGGGTGACGTGCTTCACCTGTCATCGCGGACAGACCCGGCCGGCGTCGTAGGAATTGCGGATCGATGATTGCGGATTCAGCGAATCACCCTGACCTAGCGAATCATCCTGAGCGAGGCTGATAGTTGATAATCTGGAATCTCAGATCTCGCGTAATCTGAGATTCAAACTCAGATCGGTAACCGGGGAATGGAAGTTAGAAACGTACAATCCGAGCGCCGCTTCTCAGCGGAGAAGATGCAGAAGGTGAATCTGTTCGAGACCGAACGGATGTTCGCCGACATCTACTGCCTCGAGCCTGGCCAGGAACAGAAACGGCACGCGCATTCGGGCGCGGATAAGATTTACTTTGTGCTCGAAGGCACAGGCCGCTTTCACATCGGTGAGGAAGACCGCGAGCTTGGGGTTGATCAGATCGTGCTCGCGCCCGCAGACATCGAACACGGGGTGCACAACCAATCGGACGCTCGTCTCGTCCTTCTGGTCTTCATGGCCCCGAATCCGAATAAGGCTTAGCCCAGCCAGCCCGAACAGTAGAATCAGATCGACTGGGAGGAGTTATGGCATTCGCAAACTTTGCTTCCGTACAAGGCCCACTGCGCGTGAGCGTGTCACTGGCTATGGTGATGTTTATGCTGATCACAACCGCTCACTCTTACTTCGACGGCAAGCATTGGGCATCGGAGATCAAACAAGGCCGTTCGATCGTCCGCGCCGAGCACGGCATGGTCGCGTCGAGTCAGCCGCTTGCGTCGCAAGTTGGACTGGACGTCTTGAAGCGTGGCGGCAACGCCGTTGATGCGGCAATCGCGATGGCGGCCGTGCTCAACGTCACCGAACCGATGATGACCGGAGTCGGCGGCGATATGTTCGCGCTGGTCTATTGGGCGAAGACCGGGGAACTGAAAGGTCTGAATGCGAGCGGCCGCGCGCCTCGCGCTCTGAATCTCGATTACTTCGCAAAGAAGGGAATCCGGACCATGCCCGACAGCGGCATGGAGCCAATCACCGTGCCCGGCGCGTTCGACGGATGGGTGACGCTGCTCGAGAAGTACGGAACGGTGAAGCTGACTGAGTTGCTCTTGCCCGCGATCGAATACGCGGAAAACGGCTTCCCGGTGATGGGAAAGGCCGCCGCGGATTGGGCGGACTCCGTCGCGAAGCTCAAGAGGACTCCCGCTTCATCGTCGAACTATCTGGTTGACGGAAGAGCCCCCCGCGCGGGCGAGATTTTTCGCCAGAAGAACCTCGCTCGCACGTTTCGGACGCTTGCTCGCGGCGGTCGGGACGCCTTCTACAAAGGTGAGATCGCGCGCGCGATTGTCGACTACTGTCAAAAGAACGGCGGCTTTCTTTCGATGCAGGACTTCGCCGAGCACAAGTCGGAATGGGTCGAGCCGATCTCGACCGATTATCGCGGCTACAAGGTGTACGAGTGCCCGCCAAACGGGCAAGGGCTCACTGCATTGCTCACGCTGAACATTCTCGAAGGCTTCGACCTGTCCTCGATGAGCACGCGGCCGGACCTTTACTATCACACGCTGATCGA is a window of Acidobacteriota bacterium DNA encoding:
- a CDS encoding c-type cytochrome; this translates as MNKEYFSYGIIGIVAGLVLGFIVGNWATPSGGSAAPQAAPGVEKQASVNSSNSGQALPPGHPPLDSGQTIPAPPLPAGTPGASEAVSPSPAPSAGEAAELPSLDPLPSGSKEERAEQKYKNIQLLKGLPSERLMKVMFAFKSSLGVDCTYCHIKDQFEKDDKPQKQTARKMIQLVRDTNAKLGSTARVTCFTCHRGQTRPAS
- a CDS encoding cupin domain-containing protein, whose product is MEVRNVQSERRFSAEKMQKVNLFETERMFADIYCLEPGQEQKRHAHSGADKIYFVLEGTGRFHIGEEDRELGVDQIVLAPADIEHGVHNQSDARLVLLVFMAPNPNKA
- the ggt gene encoding gamma-glutamyltransferase, which gives rise to MAFANFASVQGPLRVSVSLAMVMFMLITTAHSYFDGKHWASEIKQGRSIVRAEHGMVASSQPLASQVGLDVLKRGGNAVDAAIAMAAVLNVTEPMMTGVGGDMFALVYWAKTGELKGLNASGRAPRALNLDYFAKKGIRTMPDSGMEPITVPGAFDGWVTLLEKYGTVKLTELLLPAIEYAENGFPVMGKAAADWADSVAKLKRTPASSSNYLVDGRAPRAGEIFRQKNLARTFRTLARGGRDAFYKGEIARAIVDYCQKNGGFLSMQDFAEHKSEWVEPISTDYRGYKVYECPPNGQGLTALLTLNILEGFDLSSMSTRPDLYYHTLIEATKLAFADRGKYIADPAFAKVPVAELLSKEYAAGRRALIKPDRVIETPEPGVVINHNDTVYFTVVDKDRNAVSFINSLFESFGSGIVAGDTGIVLHDRGSGFSLDPNHVNRLEPGKRPFHTIIPSMVFKDGKLLMSFGVMGGAIQPQGHVQVLTNLIDMGMNLQQAIEAPRFRYMSGKRVLFEDAMTEPIIRSLIERGHQRATQAGASMGGGQAIMIDPLSGTLMGASDPRKDGMALGY